The Budorcas taxicolor isolate Tak-1 chromosome 2, Takin1.1, whole genome shotgun sequence genome window below encodes:
- the ITGAX gene encoding integrin alpha-X encodes MPMSDLLIMTVTQVFLFLLMAPVSSLCFNLDMEQPTTFRVDSPGFGHSVVQYAQWLVVGAPQEVKAANQTGGLYWCDYSVGRCEAIPLKVPPEAVNMSLGLSLAATTDPFQLLACGPTVHHACRENMHLTGICFLLASPFQQVKRIPAALQECPRQDQDIAFLIDGSGSISSGDFNKMLSFVKAVMSQFQRPSSQFSLVQFSDRFQEHFTFKDFATSSDPLNLLTSVWQLRGWTFTASAIRFVTDRLLSAARGARKDASKILIVITDGKKTEKVDYKEVIPRAEAAGIIRYAIGVGSAFRYRNSFQELIDIASTPSKEHVFQVENFDALRDIQKQLKEKIFAIEGTRTISSSSFELEMSQEGFSGVFMPDGPVLGAVGSFSWSGGAFLYPQNKNPTFINMSQEHVDMRDSYLGYSTELALWKGVQSLILGAPRHQHTGKVVLFTQVSGQWRLKAEVTGTQIGSYFGASLCSMDVNGDSSSDLVLIGAPHFYEQTHGGQVSVCPFPEGRTKWKCDAVLRGEPGHPWGRFGAALTVLGDVNGDRLADVAIGAPGEQENRGAVYLFHGNSELGISPSHSQRVTGAQLSPSLQYFGQSLSGGQDLTQDGLADLAVGAQGHALLLRTRPVLRMWANIHITPAEIARSVYECEPLATFPHDLGKATVCLRVSQSPKNQLVNLQSIVTFDLTLDPGRLSPRAIFQETGTWNLTRVRELGLKQHCEAVRLLLPDCVEDSMTPIILRLNFSLVGKPISSLRNLQPMLAVDAQRYFTTSLPFEKNCGADHVCQDDLSISFGVSDLKTLMVGSNLELNLKVRVWNDGEDSYGTAVTFFYPPGLSYRHVTGGQNHLQSRSLRLTCDSAPARTQGTRSTRCSVNHFIFREGAQITFTVTFHVSPTATLGDKLLLAANVSSENNSPKPSKTAFQLELPVKYAVYTVTSSHEQSTKYLNFSASQEEGSREAQHRYQVNNLGQRELPVSIAISVPMELNQVAVWKDIEVLNPQNPSIQCSSERTAPTESDFLTHFKKKPVLDCSIADCLRFRCDIPSFGIQEELDFILKGNLSFRWVSQTQQKKVLVVSVAEITFNRLVYSQLPGQETFLRAQTELVLEKYEVYNPIPLVVGSSVGGLLLLALITALLYKVGFFKRQYREMMEGANKQTVPENETGDPQVAQ; translated from the exons ATGCCTATGTCTGACCTTCTTATCATGACGGTGACCcaggtttttcttttcctgttgatGG CCCCAGTGTCCTCTCTCTGCTTCAACTTGGACATGGAGCAACCGACAACCTTCCGTGTGGACAGCCCTGGGTTTGGACACAGTGTGGTCCAGTATGCCCAATG GCTGGTGGTTGGAGCCCCCCAGGAGGTAAAGGCTGCCAACCAAACAGGCGGCCTCTACTGGTGCGACTACAGCGTGGGCAGGTGTGAGGCCATCCCCCTGAAGG TGCCTCCAGAGGCTGTGAACATGTCCCTGGGCCTGTCCCTGGCAGCCACCACCGACCCCTTTCAGCTGCTG GCCTGTGGCCCCACTGTGCACCACGCATGCCGGGAGAACATGCACTTGACCGGGATCTGCTTCCTGCTGGCCTCCCCGTTCCAGCAGGTCAAGAGGATCCCGGCTGCCCTGCAGG AGTGCCCAAGGCAGGATCAGGACATCGCCTTTCTGATCGACGGCTCAGGCAGCATCTCCTCCGGAGATTTTAACAAAATGTTGAGCTTCGTGAAGGCCGTGATGAGCCAGTTCCAGCGTCCCAGCTCCCAG TTCTCCCTGGTGCAGTTCTCCGACCGGTTCCAGGAGCACTTCACTTTCAAAGACTTCGCTACCAGCTCAGACCCACTAAACCTCCTGACTTCCGTCTGGCAGCTGCGAGGGTGGACGTTCACGGCCTCAGCCATCCGATTCGTCAC AGATCGACTGCTCAGTGCTGCCCGCGGGGCCCGAAAAGACGCCTCCAAAATCCTCATCGTCATCACCGatgggaagaaaacagaaaaggtggATTACAAGGAGGTCATTCCCCGGGCTGAGGCCGCCGGCATCATCCGATATGCAATTGGG GTGGGATCAGCATTTCGATACAGAAATTCCTTCCAAGAATTAATCGACATTGCCTCCACACCCTCTAAAGAGCATGTATTTCAAGTGGAGAACTTTGACGCTTTGCGAGACATTCAGAAACAACTGAAAGAGAAGATCTTTGCCATTGAGG GTACGCGGACCATAAGCAGTAGTTCCTTCGAACTGGAGATGTCTCAGGAGGGCTTCAGTGGTGTGTTCATGCCT GATGGACCAGTTCTGGGGGCTGTGGGGAGCTTCAGCTGGTCTGGAGGTGCTTTCCTGTACCCCCAAAATAAGAACCCCACCTTCATCAACATGTCCCAGGAGCACGTGGACATGAGGGACTCTTACCTGG GTTACTCCACAGAGCTGGCCCTTTGGAAGGGGGTCCAGAGCCTGATCCTGGGGGCCCCCCGCCATCAGCACACCGGGAAGGTGGTCCTCTTCACCCAGGTGTCCGGGCAATGGAGGCTGAAGGCTGAAGTCACAGGGACCCAG ATTGGCTCCTACTTCGGGGCCTCCCTCTGCTCCATGGATGTGAATGGAGATAGTAGCTCTGACCTGGTCCTCATTGGGGCCCCTCATTTCTACGAGCAGACCCATGGGGGCCAGGTGTCCGTGTGCCCCTTTCCCGAGGGG AGGACTAAGTGGAAGTGTGATGCTGTCCTGCGAGGGGAGCCGGGCCACCCCTGGGGCCGCTTTGGGGCAGCCCTGACCGTGCTGGGGGATGTGAATGGGGACAGGCTGGCGGATGTGGCCATTGGGGCCCCGGGTGAGCAGGAGAACCGGGGTGCTGTCTACCTGTTCCACGGAAACTCAGAACTGGGCATCAGCCCCTCCCACAGCCAG CGGGTCACAGGCGCCCAGCTCTCCCCCAGCCTCCAGTATTTCGGGCAGTCGCTGAGCGGGGGTCAGGACCTCACCCAGGATGGACTGGCAGACTTGGCCGTGGGGGCCCAGGGGCACGCATTGCTGCTCAG GACCAGACCTGTGCTCAGGATGTGGGCGAACATTCACATCACGCCCGCGGAGATCGCCAGGTCTGTGTATGAGTGTGAGCCGCTGGCGACCTTTCCCCATGATCTGGGCAAGGCCACTGTCTGCCTGCGTGTTTCCCAAAGTCCCAAGAACCAGCTGG TTAACCTCCAAAGCATTGTGACCTTTGACCTAACCCTTGACCCTGGCCGCCTGAGTCCTCGTGCCATCTTCCAAGAGACGGGGACTTGGAATCTGACCCGTGTTCGAGAGCTGGGGCTGAAGCAGCACTGCGAGGCTGTGAGGTTGCTCCTTCCG GACTGTGTGGAGGACTCGATGACCCCCATCATCTTGCGTCTCAACTTCTCCCTCGTGGGCAAGCCCATCTCTAGCCTAAGAAACCTCCAGCCTATGCTGGCAGTGGACGCCCAGAGATACTTCACAACCTCT CTCCCCTTTGAGAAGAACTGCGGCGCGGATCACGTCTGCCAGGACGACCTCAGCATCTCCTTTGGGGTCTCAGA CttgaagaccctgatggtggggagTAACCTGGAGCTGAACTTGAAAGTGAGAGTGTGGAATGATGGCGAGGACTCCTATGGAACCGCAGTCACCTTCTTCTACCCTCCAGGGTTGTCTTACCGACATGTGACCGGGGGCCAG AACCATCTGCAGTCGCGATCCCTGCGCCTCACCTGTGACAGCGCCCCCGCCAGGACCCAGGGCACCCGAAGCACCCGTTGTAGTgtcaaccatttcatcttccgTGAGGGCGCCCAG ATCACCTTCACCGTCACCTTTCACGTCTCCCCCACGGCCACCCTGGGAGACAAGCTGCTTCTTGCCGCCAATGTGAGCAG TGAGAATAACAGCCCCAAGCCAAGCAAGACCGCATTCCAGCTGGAGCTGCCCGTGAAGTATGCCGTCTACACCGTGACCAGCAG CCACGAACAATCCACCAAGTACCTCAACTTCTCGGCCTCACAGGAGGAGGGCAGCAGGGAGGCCCAGCACAGATACCAG GTGAATAACCTGGGGCAGAGGGAGCTGCCTGTCAGCATCGCCATCTCAGTGCCCATGGAGCTGAACCAGGTGGCCGTGTGGAAGGACATAGAGGTGCTCAACCCCCAG AACCCCTCCATTCAGTGCTCTTCAGAGAGAACAGCGCCCACAGAGTCTGACTTTCTGACCCACTTTAAGAAGAAGCCTGTCCTG GACTGCTCCATCGCTGACTGCCTGAGGTTCCGCTGTGACATCCCCTCCTTCGGCATCCAGGAGGAACTTGACTTCATCCTGAAGGGCAACCTCAGCTTCCGCTGGGTCAGCCAG ACACAGCAGAAGAAGGTGCTGGTTGTGAGCGTGGCTGAAATCACCTTCAACAGACTTGTGTATTCTCAGCTTCCAGGACAGGAGACATTTTTGAGAGCTCAG ACggaactggtgctggagaagtatGAGGTCTACAACCCCATCCCCCTCGTTGTGGGCAGCTCTGTGGGAGGACTGCTGCTCCTGGCCCTCATCACAGCCCTACTGTACAAG GTTGGTTTCTTCAAACGTCAGTACAGGGAAATGATGGAAGGAGCGAACAAACAGACTGTCCCAGAAAATGAGACAGGAGACCCCCAAGTTGCCCAATAA